The Silene latifolia isolate original U9 population chromosome 4, ASM4854445v1, whole genome shotgun sequence region gtgaaacagttttgacgagacaaaacaaaaccaacttTGATCAAAatcgcatcaaaacaatttaacaatttgacaaaacttgacatattgttataatctccgtataaaacaacaatatgcataaaacaaattgataaacaagatgaaagaaCCGTGTaagacatgtcacggtttcaaaaaaaaatttagccgtgtaaactggacacggttttcgagacaaagaaAAACGCAGCAACACAAAAAAAATTTTCGTGATGAAAAACCTGCTGCCTCACGGTTTTAAGCAACatccgtgtaaacaagacacgaatttcgagacaaacacaaccgtttcaaaatcgttttatgaaaaacacatagaaaatttacgtggcctcgctctgataccacttgagggttaatatccgtatactacccctttaattgtaggactataacgtaaaatttacatgtgaatattgtcataaaacataaaaacgataaggaataagaaatcaacctcgggtccttattgtgcggcgtaaagaacaggaaTCAAACGAgtttccctcctaattgttgcacccaagacttgtccgagatatgcccttgtgctagatagtgttctccgattgccttgcaatattgggagaactgatgtgagtttgtttgagatgagagatctcggtttcgatagaggagaatgctctttcaaaaccctaatattttgtCTAATGAACGATtcggttagacaagaggagaagctctccttttgtctatgtttggctcggccaaaccgagtccatggggaggaaatgggcttttccatttcctcttcattttaactcgtagtccgtacccaatgactaaatgtatatgacgcggtttttataaatcgtcatcggttatcggctattaaaacatcaactaattatacgggttagttgaaatattaatgcatgtccgacaaagacgatattgtataattatattcaatatacatttaattaaatataaaacgcttatatttaattttacgaattaactggttaattcgccttagtccatgatatttaatccgtattaaatataatatctcaacatcacatattttgactaactactagtcaaataactcggactaactggttagtcaaatttggcatctacatgactgtattttcatactgtcacgtctctcgaacgtatcctataggtgtgacttttagggaccagttgatcaccgccatctgtatgacaataacgtcaaacttttctagcaagccaaccgttattgataaacgtggaccaactgataataataccaaaagtatgccctttgatccttttagaggtttataagtccttgcactaactgttaaggacaccaaccccaacagtttccacttcgagtttttgaggagttttgaggttgccaggatttgaactcgtgaccttcggtcacactggctctgataccatgatagatgaaccatctcaaccaaaactttaaggtgatggttgaggcccaactattataaatattcctattacgctccctcactcaaatgcccattgggcttgaagagtggttggttgtgcaccggctcccccgtaccgtgtgctggaattccacttcgagtttttgaggagttttgaggttgccaggatttgaacctgtgaccttcggtcacactggctctgataccatgatagatgaaccatctcaaccaaaaccttaaggtgatggttgaggcctaactattataaatattcctattacctACTCCCCGCCAACTTGGTCATTGGAAGTTCCGGTGGAATTCAATTCTTACATGAGCAACTAAACGATTTTGCCAAATTCACCCGAATTGGATGATGGAACTTATTTCCTATGAAGTGCAAGTTCTTAGGAAGTTGAAGTTCCTTGaccaaccaaacaaccccttaatTTGTTATACTTCAGAAATTCAAGATAAATAGGctattttggtcaaataagttacCTCAAATGCTTTGCAAAACAGAACCTAAATTATATATTCTATCCTTATCATCAAGGTACGAATCAATAATACAACTATTCTCTTAACGGCGCCAAATAATACAACTATTATCTTATTCAAAGTCCATCTGGCAGCTTACACGACGCCAAATGAAGGGGGGACATATGGTGGTTTCTTGGTAGGATGGAGGTGCGGAGTTTGAATGGGGGGTGGGGACTCATGTGGGCATGGGATGGTAAACTCTCGGCCCATAAATATTTTATACGGGGTCTTAATAAAGTGACATAATGAAGTACCATCTTCTACCGCATGTTCATGGTAAACTCGATAAACACCCCCCAGCAACAAGATCCGTCACTTAAATCGATACAAGTGGACTAGTATGACCATCATGGTTGACTATTTTCGTGTCATCACCCATATTAAATAAAGACCATATAAATTCAAAGATACTTTCGTAACGCGTGACTGATACAAAATAAAGGGTTTCCATAAACATTAGGATTAGTTTATTTCCTAGGTAattaattactagtttattttatttcttaattTCAGAATAAGAATAATATGACAATTGTTCAGCCATATTCGGTTTAGGAAAGTCTATTTTAGGAAAAAATTAACTTGTGAAACAAGGCAGCAGTAGGTCATttattttctagtataaataagaggttgTTGTATGTTATATTTGAAATCAATTGAGAATTAATAAAAGTAAAAACTGTTGCTTTGTTTGGTGTTTATAAATTCTGCAAACCCTAGGATCGACGCGTTTCGTTCCATCCTCGTTATTATTTGATGCGTTTCAGACATTAACACAATTGATAGCAATATGTCTTGCGATtcaatcaccattgttcgatctataggtctagattgCGCAAATATCCCATTTTAAACACCAAACAAAGCAACAGCTTTTACTTTTATTAATTCTCAATTAATTTCAAAAATAACATACAACGACCTCTTATCTATACTAGAAAATAAACGACCTACTGCTGCCTTGTTTCACAAGttaattttttcctaaaattgacTTTTCTAAATCGAATATGGCTGAACAATTGCCATATTATTCTTATTCtgaaattagaaaataaaataaactagtaattaatTACCTAGGAAATAAACTAGTCCTAATGTTTATGGAAACCCTTTATTTTGTATCAGTGACAATGTCAGTTAAGTTAATTTCATAAGCTGGTTGTTTGTTCTTAACACGTGACTTGTGTGGTAGTCAGCAGCAAACTCATCTACATTTGTCTTTTTATTGCATTTACAGTCAGAGATGCCTGGCACTAGTTCAACGGTGGCTGGGAGTTTCATGGCAGGGTGATTTAGTCATTTGGCTTATTGATTGGAGATAaaacaataacataaaacgaCGGAGAGCTATCCTTTTGAAAGgataaaattttcaaaatttggaaACGTCATACAATACATGAATTATGATTACATGACACTTATGAGTACATGACACTTATTCAAATAATTGATACAATATAATATGGGGTAGGGACGTTTAAGATACGTAAGACATAAACTCCTTGTCTGACTCGAGAGCATTCATTGTCTCAGATAATAGACATACTTGTAAATCCACACTTCCATCACCTTCACGTCCTGGATCGACAACTATCTTCCCATTTCTCCAAGTAGAATACCCGGAACGGATCATAACCGCTTTACCGAGACCAAACTCGGCCCCATAAGCATCAAATCTCATTGATCCAGTAAAAACAATTGGGCAAGTACCAAATACATCACGAAGTTTCTTTGGTGAGGACACTTTTGGTGATTCAGCAAGTTCCTTCATAGAAGCCCTAATCTGTTTTTCATCAAGGCCCATAACTCCTTGATGGAGCAATGTAGCGGCCCAACATAGCCCATTTTTCATCAAGTCATTCATTTTGGATGTTACACTTATGAGATGAACAAAGTTCCCAAAGTGGGTAGCGGGTAGTGGCGGGTCGTGCCTAGGTCGGGTATCTGCAATCAAACAGCAATGCATATCCGACTCGCCTGGTAAATTTTGGACCCGAGCAATAGATAACCACATAAATGCGGCTAGAGCTTGGAACGAGGAGAttctgttattattattattattattattattattattattggattgTGCTTTGAGCATAGCTATGGTCCTGACACTAAAATGAAAGACTTGGACTCTTAATTGAGGATCCACATCAAAATGGGTGACAGACTCACTCTCCGAATAAGGGAGTTTAAGAACCGGCCCATATCCATCAGCAAACATAGCCTTGAAAATGGGCTTTTCAATTTCGTCTCCTTGGCCCATAAATACTTTTGACAGGACTTTAATAAAGTGCCATATTGAAGTACCATCTCCTAATGAATGATTCATGGTAAACCCGATAAATACACCATCAACAAGATTCGTTACTTGAACGGATAAAAGTGGTCGAGTGTGACCATCATGGTTGACTACTCCCAACTCACCCATATCAAAAAAAGACCATATAAAACGAGAGTTATTTTCATAACATGTGACAATGTCATTTACTGTTACCTTATACTCTTCAGTGCTACTAGCATGAATGAGTGTAGCACCGGGCCCTTTGTCGGGGTCTACGTAGACCCAAGAAGATTGATCAGCGTCGTACTTGACTGTCGAGAGGAGCCCCGCTAACGGGTAAAAGTCGACAAGGGCTATCGACATCGATTGCTTTAGATTTTCTATTAAAGAGTCAATTGATGATAATGAAGGTGGTTTTGCATAGAGAAGACCTTTATGTAGATAAGGTGTAGATAATTGTAATATATCAAATGCTGATAAGTAGTGAGGGTGATTTGGTAATTTGACATTTTGTTTTGGTTTGATGAAGTACTGAGAGATTATCTTCAACTTCTGATTATTTTCATTAGACATTGTTTGTTTAAGTTTTGGAAATTGAAATTGCATAATTGGAGAGTTTCATTAGACATTATATATAGTTGGTGATTTTGAAGATGTCTTTTGAGAATAATCAACCAAATGTTAAGGAAAATTACGTTATATGGtaataaaatattaatttatggaataataTGTTAGTTTATAGAATAGTATCATAATAATATATTTGTTCATGGAATAATATTTAGAGTTACcttatttaatagattttattCTAAATTAGATGTTGTTTCTATTGTATTTTTAAGGTATGAAATATAGTTGGTGCTTTTTTAGATGTTTTTTGAGAATAATTGACAAAGTGCTGGGAAATTTTATTGTACTCCCTCCGTCGCGATTTTTTGTTATCTATTCGTTTTGATACGAAGACTACAAAAAtattaaaagaagaaaaaataataatgataaacTAAAGAGTTATCACATATCCATTTGCCCACTGGTACTCCCTCTCATTATTTAGATACAtatcatttattaaatatatgtcaagtatattttaatcaaatggtATGAATCTAAAAAATATGAGGGAGTactaatttatggaataaaatattagttttgaaATTGTATCgtaataatatattagtttatAGAATATTCCGTAATATTTAGAGGGGTGGTGGGGGGATGGTGGTTCCTCGGCAGGACGGAGTTCAAGGGGGGGGGGCATAGGGTGGTTCCTCGGCGAACGGAGTTCGAGTAGGGATGAAGAATGCATGTGATGGCTAGTGTGTTGTGCGCGCATGGGACAATACACGCAGGCTTTTCGGTAGTCGCTGCTCGAAGGTAAGCGGGTATGAGTCGGGTCACTTTTGATAGTTTCAATCGTTATAGAGTCATTTTTAAGTTGGGTCATTTTTAAGTTGGGCCATTTCTAAGTCGGGTCTTTTCGGGCCGGGTTGTAATATCTTCTTtaatagttttgggtcatttcAGGTCACCATTTTGCCTGAAATAAGTCACTTTGGGTCCATCAGATCACATCGAGTCTATCAAGTCAAGTTCGAGCCACACTTTCGGGTTACTTTATATATGGTCTCGCGTTAAATTTTCAAATGTAGTCATTCGGATCGAGTCATCATTGTTGGGTCTAGTAGGGGACCAGGGGTCGCCAAAGTTGGAGTGTTGGGTGGGTACTGGGCAGGTGGTTTGGGTGGAAGGTTAAGTTGTATCTTATTTTTTATTAGAGCAAGTTAAATGGTTTAGTTTAGGGATTTGCTTACAATTTTATAAATTGGAATCAAGTGTCTAAATATTGAAGATGGCCATGTAGAATGGCTTGATTTAAGCAACTAGTCTCATGAAGCTAGTAGCTTAAAGTGGCCCACAACTTAAAAtcaaccaatagaaaaattagtTACATattgtaattaattaaataaaattttataaaaaCCTAAAAACGCGAAATAACCAAAGAGTAATAAGTCATGACACTATCCAAAATCGTCTAGGGTTCCTAGGGTTCTGTCTAATCGCTCTTAGGGTTTCTCCTCTCGCTCGGGGCTTTTCTCACGACTTCGATCGTGAGGGAGGGCTTTGTTGTTTCTCTTTGCTTTTGTTTCTCTTTGCAGGTACAGTCGATGAGCAACATACGGGACGCCAACCGAAAGGGAAAGGGGCCGATGACTGAGGATGAAGAGGGGTTTAGGGGAGATCGTGGTGGTTTCGTTTGGGAGGATGAACCAGTTGAATCAAACGGGAAATCGATGTTAGTAGGGAAGCTGTGGGCGTCGAGGCCGATTAACGTGAAAGCGGCTATCGATACAATGGTGCGATTATGGAATCCAAACAAACCTATTACCGGGAATGTGGTGGATGCTAAGGAAAAGATTTTTGTGTTCCGCTTCGAAGGGGAACGAGACAAGGCTAGGGTTTTGGAAGGCCAACCTTGGCACTTTGAGAAGTTTGTTTGGTGCTTCAACGAACCTAATGAATCAGGTAAGGTTACTGACGTTCCTCTCTATCATTTCCCTATTTGGTCGAGAGTATATGATCTCCCCATCTCGGGAAGATCAAGCGATGCGAATTTGCGACGAATTGGGGCGAACCTTGGTACCTTCCTAGAGGCGGATAAGAGTTCGAATTGCGAATTAAATAGGGCGATTCGTGTTCGTATTATTCGAGATGTCAGGCAGCCTTTGCAAGCCACGATACCTATCACAATGAAAGATAGTAAAATCGTTCAGTTTGATGTGAAATACGAGAGATTACCCATATTTTGCTACGGATGTGGGGTGATGGGACATGGAGAGAAAGATTGTGAACATGGCCCATATGAGGATGACGAGTTACAGTTCGGGGAATGGTTGAGAGCTTCTCCGTGGAGAAAGCGCGGGTACGGGGAAAGCAAGAAGGGACCTGAGCTCAGTCTTTGATAATGAGAAAAAACGGGAAGCTGAGCATGATATATCATTGATGATAGAACGACTCCAAGCTATTGCTCTAAATCTGAAAACCAAGAAGGGCACGGCTGGGTTGAGGCAAGAAGAGCAGGTTGGGACTGGTGAGACGAGGGAGCATGCGGTGGTAGTGGTTAATGCTGTGGAGGAGGATAGGGAAGAGGAGGGGAGAAGAGAGGGGGACATTGTGGAGGGTACGGGGGCGATAGCTGATGAGGGGTTCGTGACTGAATCTCAGGGGATAATGGGTGATGTCGTTATGGAATTGTATAGGGAGAACACGGAGACACGGGCTCCTGCTGGGCAGAGGGAGTTGGTGGAGGGGGGAGGCAGCGAGGGGAGCGTtggagggaagaaaagagagTGGAAGAAGCAGGCACGAGTTGGAGGTGGGGAGAGGAGTGGGAATGCGTTGGTATGTATCAGTGGGGGCAAACGTGGCAGGGCGGAGGAGAATGATTTTTCAGGCGAGAAGCGAATCAAGGTGACTCTAGACGGGGGCGTCTtaatacctgaggcggaggttgagtgCACTCAACCCCGCCAGGCCCAATGAATCTCCTAAGTCTCAACTGTCGGGGTTTGGGCAACCCCGACACGGTGAATGCCCTGCGCACTCTAGTGCGTAGGGAAGCCCCGGCCATGATTTTTCTTTGCGAGACGAAACTTTGTGGTCGTGAAATGAGGAGGGTGAGGGAAAAGCTTGATGGGTACCGTGGTATTGATGTGGATAGTGCAGGATGGTCCGGTGGTCTCGCATTCATGTGGAAAAAAGATATCGACTGCTCTTTTGTGTCGGCATCTATGCACCATATGGATTTTCATGTTCGAGAGGGGGAGAAAGAGTGGAGAATAACGGGTTTTTATGGGTGGCCAGTTGTTTCTGACAGACATCTTTCATGGGATTTGCTACGTTTGCTCAATGAACAATCTTCACTACCTTGGCTTTGCATAGGAGACTTTAATGAAATCTTGTATTCTACTGAGATGAAAGGTGGAAGCCGGGCGCAATGGCAGATGAATAATTTCCAAGCAGCTGTTGATTTTTGTGGGCTGCGAGATGTGGCATGGGAAGGTTACGCTTTTACTTATGACAACGGGCAAGCTGGAGAGAATAATAGACAGTGTATGTTGGATCGCGCAATGTGCACTGAGGCGTGGCAAGATATGTTCCCGTATGCGAAGAATTTTCATCTTGATAGGGAATGGTCGGACCATGCCCCGCTAAAGCTTACCTTTGACAGACGTGAGATAGGAGGGAAGACGAGATGTAGGTTTCGATTTGAGCAAGTATGGGTTGGGGAAGAGGGTTGCGAGGATGCCGTGTGTAGGGGAGTGGTTAAGGGGCAGGGAGACTTGGTGTCTACGATCAAGGCTTGTGCTAAAGAACTTCAAGCGTGGAAGAAAATTAGCATTGGCAAAATTAATCGAGGCTTAGAAGTGAAGCGTAGACAATTGACTCGTCTTAATGAAGGAGATAGGTCGGAAGCCGCGGTACAAAAACGAAGAAAACTCATTCCGGAGATTGCAGCTTTATATAAACAAGAAGAGCAATATTGGCGGCAACGATCCCGAGCATTATGGTTGAAAGATGGGGATCGGAATACCAAGTTTTTCCACTCCAAAGCAGGTGAGCGCAGGCGAAAGAACTTTATACCCCTCCTAATTGATGATGAAGGGCGGGAATGGGTAGGAGAGGAGAAGATTGAGAGAGTGGCGGTGAATTACTTTGAGGAGCTTTTTCAGACAGCTGAGCCAACGAATTTTGATGATGTGCTATCGGGCTTGGAAGGGAGGGTCACAGATAGGATGAATGGGATGCTAAGAATGGACTATCACGAAGAGGAGGTAGTAGAAGCTCTCAACCAAATGCACCCCCTTAAAGCACCGGGTCCAGATGGAATGAACGGTCTCTTTTTTCAGTCCTATTGGCACGAGATTGGCCCCCAGGTCACTACTTCGGTTTTGGAGATTCTGCGTGGGAATGCGAGCCCTGCACGGCTCAATAAGACTAACATAGTGCTTATACCAAAGAAGAAGGCGCCCGATAAAATGAGGGATTTTCGACCGATTAGCCTATGTAATGTGGCCTATAAGCTTGTGTCGAAAGTCTTGGCTAATCGTCTGAAGATGTTCCTTGGTGATATTGTGTCGGAGAACCAGAGCGCTTTCACCCCGGGTAGGCTGATCACGGACAACATCCTCACAGCTTTTGAAGTGTTTCACTTTATGAAGAATAATAGACAGACGGATGGGTACATGGCTTTGAAACTTGATATGGCGAAGGCCTATGATAGGGTGGAATGGGTCTTTCTTCAAAGGGTTTTGATGACGATGGGGTTTGATGCGGGTTGGATCCAACGGGTCATGGCTTGCGTTACAACTGTTACTTTTTCGGTAATGATCAATGGGTCTCCCTCGACTGAGTTTCGGCCTAGTAGAGGATTGAGACAAGGCGACCCTTTATCCCCATATCTGTTTCTTATTTGTGCCGAGGCTTTATCGAACATGTTACGGAGAGCGGTCGAAAACCAATCGCTGCATGGGATTCGTATTTCAGCTACGGCACCGACCATATCCCATCTCCTCTTTGCTGATGATAGTATATTTTTCGTGAAGGCAACGTTACAGGAAGCTGATGGGGTGAACAATATCTTGAGACGATATGAAGCTGCTTCTGGACAATTGGTTAGTTTGGAGAAAACAACGGTTGCCTTTAGTAGAGGGGTTCCGAGGGGTCGAAGGAGTGAAGTGGCTGCCAGGTTAGGCGTGTTGGAGGT contains the following coding sequences:
- the LOC141653894 gene encoding putative acetyltransferase At3g50280 codes for the protein MSNENNQKLKIISQYFIKPKQNVKLPNHPHYLSAFDILQLSTPYLHKGLLYAKPPSLSSIDSLIENLKQSMSIALVDFYPLAGLLSTVKYDADQSSWVYVDPDKGPGATLIHASSTEEYKVTVNDIVTCYENNSRFIWSFFDMGELGVVNHDGHTRPLLSVQVTNLVDGVFIGFTMNHSLGDGTSIWHFIKVLSKVFMGQGDEIEKPIFKAMFADGYGPVLKLPYSESESVTHFDVDPQLRVQVFHFSVRTIAMLKAQSNNNNNNNNNNNNRISSFQALAAFMWLSIARVQNLPGESDMHCCLIADTRPRHDPPLPATHFGNFVHLISVTSKMNDLMKNGLCWAATLLHQGVMGLDEKQIRASMKELAESPKVSSPKKLRDVFGTCPIVFTGSMRFDAYGAEFGLGKAVMIRSGYSTWRNGKIVVDPGREGDGSVDLQVCLLSETMNALESDKEFMSYVS
- the LOC141653895 gene encoding uncharacterized protein LOC141653895: MTEDEEGFRGDRGGFVWEDEPVESNGKSMLVGKLWASRPINVKAAIDTMVRLWNPNKPITGNVVDAKEKIFVFRFEGERDKARVLEGQPWHFEKFVWCFNEPNESGKVTDVPLYHFPIWSRVYDLPISGRSSDANLRRIGANLGTFLEADKSSNCELNRAIRVRIIRDVRQPLQATIPITMKDSKIVQFDVKYERLPIFCYGCGVMGHGEKDCEHGPYEDDELQFGEWLRASPWRKRGYGESKKGPELSL
- the LOC141653896 gene encoding uncharacterized protein LOC141653896 — its product is MRRVREKLDGYRGIDVDSAGWSGGLAFMWKKDIDCSFVSASMHHMDFHVREGEKEWRITGFYGWPVVSDRHLSWDLLRLLNEQSSLPWLCIGDFNEILYSTEMKGGSRAQWQMNNFQAAVDFCGLRDVAWEGYAFTYDNGQAGENNRQCMLDRAMCTEAWQDMFPYAKNFHLDREWSDHAPLKLTFDRREIGGKTRCRFRFEQVWVGEEGCEDAVCRGVVKGQGDLVSTIKACAKELQAWKKISIGKINRGLEVKRRQLTRLNEGDRSEAAVQKRRKLIPEIAALYKQEEQYWRQRSRALWLKDGDRNTKFFHSKAGERRRKNFIPLLIDDEGREWVGEEKIERVAVNYFEELFQTAEPTNFDDVLSGLEGRVTDRMNGMLRMDYHEEEVVEALNQMHPLKAPGPDGMNGLFFQSYWHEIGPQVTTSVLEILRGNASPARLNKTNIVLIPKKKAPDKMRDFRPISLCNVAYKLVSKVLANRLKMFLGDIVSENQSAFTPGRLITDNILTAFEVFHFMKNNRQTDGYMALKLDMAKAYDRVEWVFLQRVLMTMGFDAGWIQRVMACVTTVTFSVMINGSPSTEFRPSRGLRQGDPLSPYLFLICAEALSNMLRRAVENQSLHGIRISATAPTISHLLFADDSIFFVKATLQEADGVNNILRRYEAASGQLVSLEKTTVAFSRGVPRGRRSEVAARLGVLEVEEHARYLGLPTVVGRSKKVITDIIRDKLSKRLQGWRGKILSRAGKEVLIKAVANSLPTYVMSVFKIPANFCDELRAIVARFWWGHNEDKRGIHWVSWRKMARPKGVGGMGFRDFRQFNLALLGKQAWRLMTNPNSLWTRLMKAKYFPNVDFMIAELGYNPSYTWRGILEAREVLERGMRRRIGDGLLTRVWGHPWITNTSSGRVISPCPHGHENMTVEELMLPNLAEWDGDKLNQLFLPFEVQRIHDIRISPNKPPDIWYWGLEKNGLYSVRSAYKMLVGELGDMAGGSDWASGKWLWNRLWKLSVWPRVKLFFWQLCSEALATRANIAARVGGEYSLCSFCNSNIESSLHLFRDCGVAKWIWDGLNFGEVTEGMGGDVKEWVEWCWKSLGMEEGAMLMIGCWAIWEHRNKVIFDNAMVAPEDVVRRAWDVAREGVGDGGVRPEGLAYKRGSTRGEEESGWRPARVGFVKINVDAGVKEGEGVSTGIVCRDNKGEAMWGVSIGRNQSWDVKFAEATAILDGLEEAAARGIRKVEIESDCLSVIEAIREKQLGRSMFHQLLDDIISFSFNFESVIWSYVSRVNNCVAHGLAHCVPRVVGKVIWEDGFPPSVNAAVTFDRLLIE